One genomic window of Etheostoma spectabile isolate EspeVRDwgs_2016 chromosome 5, UIUC_Espe_1.0, whole genome shotgun sequence includes the following:
- the usp30 gene encoding ubiquitin carboxyl-terminal hydrolase 30 isoform X3 yields MLWCRPESSDKLVGEFLGTGHLVRNKMIKNWGVIGGIAAAIAAGVYVLWGPITERKKKKRGMVPGLLNLGNTCFLNSLLQGLAACPSFIRWLETFSGLPTIQSCNDKHLSTTLLQLLKALSSNEPGEEDVLDAGCLLDVLRLYRWHISSFEEQDAHELFHVLTSSLEEERDRQPKVAHLFDMHSLESLPDQDEKTMTCRSRAPLHPIPSPWKSQHPFHGRLTSNMSCKRCEQQSPVRYDSFESLSLSIPLPQWGRPISLDQCLQHFISSETIKEVECENCTKLQGTTVNGQVLESQRTTFVKQLKLGKLPQCLCIHLQRLTWSSEGTSIKRQEHVQFTEYLSMDRYKHYASTHRSPRIKCAPNPLKAENNDDSMKKPSANAEHRNNNNKPFSNGTCSSVFLQSPGANPQLGLTYGYSPAEYLFQLTAVLVHHGDMHSGHFVTYRRSPSPPRTSSPFSSQWLWVSDDSVRKASQHEVLSSNAYMLFYERVRGLNLTLCSEE; encoded by the exons ATGTTGTGGTGCAGACCAGAAAGCTCTGATAAGCTCGTTGGGGAGTTCCTTGGCACTGGACACCTAGTCAG AAACAAGATGATAAAAAACTGGGGAGTCATTGGTGGGATAGCTGCTGCGATTGCAGCTGGAGTATATGTTTTGTGGGGCCCaattacagagagaaagaagaaaaagagag GTATGGTTCCTGGTCTGTTGAACTTAGGCAACACCTGCTTCCTGAACTCTTTGCTTCAGGGTTTGGCAGCATGTCCGTCCTTCATCAGGTGGCTGGAGACGTTTTCGGGTTTGCCTACGATCCAGTCTTGCAACGACAAACACCTGTCTACAACGCTGCTTCAGCTTCTCAAAG CTCTGTCCAGTAATGAGCCTGGGGAGGAAGATGTACTTGATGCCGGGTGCCTCCTGGATGTTCTCAGACTGTACCGGTGGCACATCAGTTCATTTGAAGAGCAG GATGCACATGAACTTTTTCATGTCCTTACATCTTCTCTGGAGGAGGAGCGAGATCGGCAACCCAAAGTCGCTCACCTGTTTGACATGCATTCCCTCGAG AGCCTCCCTGATCAAGATGAGAAAACTATGACCTGCAGAAGTCGAG CTCCACTTCATCCAATACCAAGTCCTTGGAAGTCTCAGCATCCCTTTCATGGTCGCTTAACAAGCAATATGTCATGCAAGCGCTGTGAACAACaa AGTCCAGTGCGGTATGACTCATTTGAGAGCCTCTCCCTGTCCATCCCGTTACCTCAGTGG GGTCGACCTATTTCTCTAGATCAGTGTCTTCAGCATTTCATCTCCTCAGAAACCATCAAAGAAGTGGAGTGTGAAAACTGCACCAAG CTTCAAGGGACCACAGTAAATGGACAAGTTCTGGAAAGCCAAAGGACAACCTTTGTTAAACAGCTAAAACTGGGAAAG CTCCCCCAGTGCCTCTGCATCCATTTACAAAGACTGACGTGGTCCAGTGAAGGAACCTCAATCAAAAGACAGGAGCATGTGCAGTTCACAGAGTATTTATCGATGGACCGCTACAAACACTATGCTTCCACACACAGAAGTCCACGGATTAAATGTGCTCCGAACCCCCTAAAGGCAGAAAATAACGATGATTCCATGAAAAAGCCCTCTGCTAATG cAGAGCAtcgtaacaacaacaacaagcctTTCTCCAATGGGACATGTTCGTCTGTATTTCTCCAGTCTCCTGGGGCGAACCCACAGCTGGGCCTCACATATGGATACAG TCCTGCAGAGTACCTTTTCCAGCTCACGGCTGTGCTGGTTCACCACGGTGACATGCACTCAGGACATTTTGTCACGTACCGACGGAGCCCTTCCCCACCGCGCACCTCTTCGCCCTTCAGCTCCCAGTGGCTTTGGGTGTCGGACGACTCTGTACGAAAAGCCAGCCAGCACGAGGTGCTGTCTTCCAACGCCTACATGCTCTTCTACGAGAGAGTCCGAGGATTGAACTTGACTCTGTGCTCAGAAGAGTAA
- the usp30 gene encoding ubiquitin carboxyl-terminal hydrolase 30 isoform X1, whose translation MLWCRPESSDKLVGEFLGTGHLVRNKMIKNWGVIGGIAAAIAAGVYVLWGPITERKKKKRGMVPGLLNLGNTCFLNSLLQGLAACPSFIRWLETFSGLPTIQSCNDKHLSTTLLQLLKALSSNEPGEEDVLDAGCLLDVLRLYRWHISSFEEQDAHELFHVLTSSLEEERDRQPKVAHLFDMHSLESLPDQDEKTMTCRSRAPLHPIPSPWKSQHPFHGRLTSNMSCKRCEQQSPVRYDSFESLSLSIPLPQWGRPISLDQCLQHFISSETIKEVECENCTKLQGTTVNGQVLESQRTTFVKQLKLGKLPQCLCIHLQRLTWSSEGTSIKRQEHVQFTEYLSMDRYKHYASTHRSPRIKCAPNPLKAENNDDSMKKPSANGTAEHRNNNNKPFSNGTCSSVFLQSPGANPQLGLTYGYSPAEYLFQLTAVLVHHGDMHSGHFVTYRRSPSPPRTSSPFSSQWLWVSDDSVRKASQHEVLSSNAYMLFYERVRGLNLTLCSEE comes from the exons ATGTTGTGGTGCAGACCAGAAAGCTCTGATAAGCTCGTTGGGGAGTTCCTTGGCACTGGACACCTAGTCAG AAACAAGATGATAAAAAACTGGGGAGTCATTGGTGGGATAGCTGCTGCGATTGCAGCTGGAGTATATGTTTTGTGGGGCCCaattacagagagaaagaagaaaaagagag GTATGGTTCCTGGTCTGTTGAACTTAGGCAACACCTGCTTCCTGAACTCTTTGCTTCAGGGTTTGGCAGCATGTCCGTCCTTCATCAGGTGGCTGGAGACGTTTTCGGGTTTGCCTACGATCCAGTCTTGCAACGACAAACACCTGTCTACAACGCTGCTTCAGCTTCTCAAAG CTCTGTCCAGTAATGAGCCTGGGGAGGAAGATGTACTTGATGCCGGGTGCCTCCTGGATGTTCTCAGACTGTACCGGTGGCACATCAGTTCATTTGAAGAGCAG GATGCACATGAACTTTTTCATGTCCTTACATCTTCTCTGGAGGAGGAGCGAGATCGGCAACCCAAAGTCGCTCACCTGTTTGACATGCATTCCCTCGAG AGCCTCCCTGATCAAGATGAGAAAACTATGACCTGCAGAAGTCGAG CTCCACTTCATCCAATACCAAGTCCTTGGAAGTCTCAGCATCCCTTTCATGGTCGCTTAACAAGCAATATGTCATGCAAGCGCTGTGAACAACaa AGTCCAGTGCGGTATGACTCATTTGAGAGCCTCTCCCTGTCCATCCCGTTACCTCAGTGG GGTCGACCTATTTCTCTAGATCAGTGTCTTCAGCATTTCATCTCCTCAGAAACCATCAAAGAAGTGGAGTGTGAAAACTGCACCAAG CTTCAAGGGACCACAGTAAATGGACAAGTTCTGGAAAGCCAAAGGACAACCTTTGTTAAACAGCTAAAACTGGGAAAG CTCCCCCAGTGCCTCTGCATCCATTTACAAAGACTGACGTGGTCCAGTGAAGGAACCTCAATCAAAAGACAGGAGCATGTGCAGTTCACAGAGTATTTATCGATGGACCGCTACAAACACTATGCTTCCACACACAGAAGTCCACGGATTAAATGTGCTCCGAACCCCCTAAAGGCAGAAAATAACGATGATTCCATGAAAAAGCCCTCTGCTAATGGCACTG cAGAGCAtcgtaacaacaacaacaagcctTTCTCCAATGGGACATGTTCGTCTGTATTTCTCCAGTCTCCTGGGGCGAACCCACAGCTGGGCCTCACATATGGATACAG TCCTGCAGAGTACCTTTTCCAGCTCACGGCTGTGCTGGTTCACCACGGTGACATGCACTCAGGACATTTTGTCACGTACCGACGGAGCCCTTCCCCACCGCGCACCTCTTCGCCCTTCAGCTCCCAGTGGCTTTGGGTGTCGGACGACTCTGTACGAAAAGCCAGCCAGCACGAGGTGCTGTCTTCCAACGCCTACATGCTCTTCTACGAGAGAGTCCGAGGATTGAACTTGACTCTGTGCTCAGAAGAGTAA
- the usp30 gene encoding ubiquitin carboxyl-terminal hydrolase 30 isoform X2: MLWCRPESSDKLVGEFLGTGHLVRNKMIKNWGVIGGIAAAIAAGVYVLWGPITERKKKKRGMVPGLLNLGNTCFLNSLLQGLAACPSFIRWLETFSGLPTIQSCNDKHLSTTLLQLLKALSSNEPGEEDVLDAGCLLDVLRLYRWHISSFEEQDAHELFHVLTSSLEEERDRQPKVAHLFDMHSLESLPDQDEKTMTCRSRAPLHPIPSPWKSQHPFHGRLTSNMSCKRCEQQSPVRYDSFESLSLSIPLPQWGRPISLDQCLQHFISSETIKEVECENCTKLQGTTVNGQVLESQRTTFVKQLKLGKLPQCLCIHLQRLTWSSEGTSIKRQEHVQFTEYLSMDRYKHYASTHRSPRIKCAPNPLKAENNDDSMKKPSANGTEHRNNNNKPFSNGTCSSVFLQSPGANPQLGLTYGYSPAEYLFQLTAVLVHHGDMHSGHFVTYRRSPSPPRTSSPFSSQWLWVSDDSVRKASQHEVLSSNAYMLFYERVRGLNLTLCSEE, encoded by the exons ATGTTGTGGTGCAGACCAGAAAGCTCTGATAAGCTCGTTGGGGAGTTCCTTGGCACTGGACACCTAGTCAG AAACAAGATGATAAAAAACTGGGGAGTCATTGGTGGGATAGCTGCTGCGATTGCAGCTGGAGTATATGTTTTGTGGGGCCCaattacagagagaaagaagaaaaagagag GTATGGTTCCTGGTCTGTTGAACTTAGGCAACACCTGCTTCCTGAACTCTTTGCTTCAGGGTTTGGCAGCATGTCCGTCCTTCATCAGGTGGCTGGAGACGTTTTCGGGTTTGCCTACGATCCAGTCTTGCAACGACAAACACCTGTCTACAACGCTGCTTCAGCTTCTCAAAG CTCTGTCCAGTAATGAGCCTGGGGAGGAAGATGTACTTGATGCCGGGTGCCTCCTGGATGTTCTCAGACTGTACCGGTGGCACATCAGTTCATTTGAAGAGCAG GATGCACATGAACTTTTTCATGTCCTTACATCTTCTCTGGAGGAGGAGCGAGATCGGCAACCCAAAGTCGCTCACCTGTTTGACATGCATTCCCTCGAG AGCCTCCCTGATCAAGATGAGAAAACTATGACCTGCAGAAGTCGAG CTCCACTTCATCCAATACCAAGTCCTTGGAAGTCTCAGCATCCCTTTCATGGTCGCTTAACAAGCAATATGTCATGCAAGCGCTGTGAACAACaa AGTCCAGTGCGGTATGACTCATTTGAGAGCCTCTCCCTGTCCATCCCGTTACCTCAGTGG GGTCGACCTATTTCTCTAGATCAGTGTCTTCAGCATTTCATCTCCTCAGAAACCATCAAAGAAGTGGAGTGTGAAAACTGCACCAAG CTTCAAGGGACCACAGTAAATGGACAAGTTCTGGAAAGCCAAAGGACAACCTTTGTTAAACAGCTAAAACTGGGAAAG CTCCCCCAGTGCCTCTGCATCCATTTACAAAGACTGACGTGGTCCAGTGAAGGAACCTCAATCAAAAGACAGGAGCATGTGCAGTTCACAGAGTATTTATCGATGGACCGCTACAAACACTATGCTTCCACACACAGAAGTCCACGGATTAAATGTGCTCCGAACCCCCTAAAGGCAGAAAATAACGATGATTCCATGAAAAAGCCCTCTGCTAATGGCACTG AGCAtcgtaacaacaacaacaagcctTTCTCCAATGGGACATGTTCGTCTGTATTTCTCCAGTCTCCTGGGGCGAACCCACAGCTGGGCCTCACATATGGATACAG TCCTGCAGAGTACCTTTTCCAGCTCACGGCTGTGCTGGTTCACCACGGTGACATGCACTCAGGACATTTTGTCACGTACCGACGGAGCCCTTCCCCACCGCGCACCTCTTCGCCCTTCAGCTCCCAGTGGCTTTGGGTGTCGGACGACTCTGTACGAAAAGCCAGCCAGCACGAGGTGCTGTCTTCCAACGCCTACATGCTCTTCTACGAGAGAGTCCGAGGATTGAACTTGACTCTGTGCTCAGAAGAGTAA
- the usp30 gene encoding ubiquitin carboxyl-terminal hydrolase 30 isoform X4 yields the protein MLWCRPESSDKLVGEFLGTGHLVRNKMIKNWGVIGGIAAAIAAGVYVLWGPITERKKKKRGMVPGLLNLGNTCFLNSLLQGLAACPSFIRWLETFSGLPTIQSCNDKHLSTTLLQLLKALSSNEPGEEDVLDAGCLLDVLRLYRWHISSFEEQDAHELFHVLTSSLEEERDRQPKVAHLFDMHSLESLPDQDEKTMTCRSRAPLHPIPSPWKSQHPFHGRLTSNMSCKRCEQQSPVRYDSFESLSLSIPLPQWGRPISLDQCLQHFISSETIKEVECENCTKLQGTTVNGQVLESQRTTFVKQLKLGKLPQCLCIHLQRLTWSSEGTSIKRQEHVQFTEYLSMDRYKHYASTHRSPRIKCAPNPLKAENNDDSMKKPSANEHRNNNNKPFSNGTCSSVFLQSPGANPQLGLTYGYSPAEYLFQLTAVLVHHGDMHSGHFVTYRRSPSPPRTSSPFSSQWLWVSDDSVRKASQHEVLSSNAYMLFYERVRGLNLTLCSEE from the exons ATGTTGTGGTGCAGACCAGAAAGCTCTGATAAGCTCGTTGGGGAGTTCCTTGGCACTGGACACCTAGTCAG AAACAAGATGATAAAAAACTGGGGAGTCATTGGTGGGATAGCTGCTGCGATTGCAGCTGGAGTATATGTTTTGTGGGGCCCaattacagagagaaagaagaaaaagagag GTATGGTTCCTGGTCTGTTGAACTTAGGCAACACCTGCTTCCTGAACTCTTTGCTTCAGGGTTTGGCAGCATGTCCGTCCTTCATCAGGTGGCTGGAGACGTTTTCGGGTTTGCCTACGATCCAGTCTTGCAACGACAAACACCTGTCTACAACGCTGCTTCAGCTTCTCAAAG CTCTGTCCAGTAATGAGCCTGGGGAGGAAGATGTACTTGATGCCGGGTGCCTCCTGGATGTTCTCAGACTGTACCGGTGGCACATCAGTTCATTTGAAGAGCAG GATGCACATGAACTTTTTCATGTCCTTACATCTTCTCTGGAGGAGGAGCGAGATCGGCAACCCAAAGTCGCTCACCTGTTTGACATGCATTCCCTCGAG AGCCTCCCTGATCAAGATGAGAAAACTATGACCTGCAGAAGTCGAG CTCCACTTCATCCAATACCAAGTCCTTGGAAGTCTCAGCATCCCTTTCATGGTCGCTTAACAAGCAATATGTCATGCAAGCGCTGTGAACAACaa AGTCCAGTGCGGTATGACTCATTTGAGAGCCTCTCCCTGTCCATCCCGTTACCTCAGTGG GGTCGACCTATTTCTCTAGATCAGTGTCTTCAGCATTTCATCTCCTCAGAAACCATCAAAGAAGTGGAGTGTGAAAACTGCACCAAG CTTCAAGGGACCACAGTAAATGGACAAGTTCTGGAAAGCCAAAGGACAACCTTTGTTAAACAGCTAAAACTGGGAAAG CTCCCCCAGTGCCTCTGCATCCATTTACAAAGACTGACGTGGTCCAGTGAAGGAACCTCAATCAAAAGACAGGAGCATGTGCAGTTCACAGAGTATTTATCGATGGACCGCTACAAACACTATGCTTCCACACACAGAAGTCCACGGATTAAATGTGCTCCGAACCCCCTAAAGGCAGAAAATAACGATGATTCCATGAAAAAGCCCTCTGCTAATG AGCAtcgtaacaacaacaacaagcctTTCTCCAATGGGACATGTTCGTCTGTATTTCTCCAGTCTCCTGGGGCGAACCCACAGCTGGGCCTCACATATGGATACAG TCCTGCAGAGTACCTTTTCCAGCTCACGGCTGTGCTGGTTCACCACGGTGACATGCACTCAGGACATTTTGTCACGTACCGACGGAGCCCTTCCCCACCGCGCACCTCTTCGCCCTTCAGCTCCCAGTGGCTTTGGGTGTCGGACGACTCTGTACGAAAAGCCAGCCAGCACGAGGTGCTGTCTTCCAACGCCTACATGCTCTTCTACGAGAGAGTCCGAGGATTGAACTTGACTCTGTGCTCAGAAGAGTAA
- the alkbh2 gene encoding DNA oxidative demethylase ALKBH2 isoform X2, which produces MEKFVNKRSNLNDAKSPRKKIKLESDERIEEEEEGGEFSHPVPWQKIEAEGLDCDYALLFSKEEAHHLFKQLEEEVVYSTGEEAKVRLFGKVHNIPRKQATYGDAGLTYTYSGVTRLACPWTPTLEYIRDAVTKTTGQTFNFVLVNRYKDGRDHMGEHRDDEKELDPLCPIASVSLGAPRDFIFRHRDARGKQSHRQIKPVKVELVNGSLLLMNSPTNTFWYHSLPVRKNISSPRINLTFRRILLGRKK; this is translated from the exons ATGGAAAAGTTTGTGAATAAAAGGTCCAATCTTAATGATGCAAAAAGTCCACGGAAGAAGATCAAACTAGAGAGTGATGAGAGGatc gaggaggaggaggaggggggtgagTTCTCTCATCCTGTTCCCTGGCAGAAAATAGAGGCAGAGGGACTAGATTGTGATTATGCTCTGCTGTTCTCCAAAGAAGAAGCACACCACCTTTTTAAACAGCTGGAGGAGGAAGTGGTGTACTCAACAG GAGAAGAAGCAAAGGTCCGGTTGTTTGGAAAGGTGCACAACATACCCAGAAAGCAGGCTACATATGGAGATGCAGGTCTCACCTACACCTACTCTGGGGTGACACGTTTAGCCTGCCCCTGGACTCCAACCTTGGAATATATTCGGGATGCGGTCACAAAAACAACTGGACAAACATTTAACTTTGTTCTGGTCAACAG GTACAAAGATGGGCGGGATCACATGGGTGAGCATCGTGATGATGAGAAGGAGCTGGACCCCCTCTGTCCCATCGCCTCTGTCTCTCTGGGAGCGCCACGAGACTTCATCTTCCGGCACAGAGATGCTCGGGGAAAACAGAGCCACCGACAGATCAAACCTGTGAAGGTGGAGCTTGTTAATGGAAGCCTGCTCCTCATGAACTCACCGACCAACACTTTTTGGTACCACAGCCTGCCTGTTCGCAAAAACATCTCCTCGCCTCGTATCAACCTCACCTTTAGACGCATCCTACTgggaagaaagaaatga
- the alkbh2 gene encoding DNA oxidative demethylase ALKBH2 isoform X1 — MEKFVNKRSNLNDAKSPRKKIKLESDERIEEEEEEEEEEEEEEEEEEGGEFSHPVPWQKIEAEGLDCDYALLFSKEEAHHLFKQLEEEVVYSTGEEAKVRLFGKVHNIPRKQATYGDAGLTYTYSGVTRLACPWTPTLEYIRDAVTKTTGQTFNFVLVNRYKDGRDHMGEHRDDEKELDPLCPIASVSLGAPRDFIFRHRDARGKQSHRQIKPVKVELVNGSLLLMNSPTNTFWYHSLPVRKNISSPRINLTFRRILLGRKK; from the exons ATGGAAAAGTTTGTGAATAAAAGGTCCAATCTTAATGATGCAAAAAGTCCACGGAAGAAGATCAAACTAGAGAGTGATGAGAGGatcgaggaggaggaggaggaggaggaggaggaggaggaggaggaggaggaggaggaggggggtgagTTCTCTCATCCTGTTCCCTGGCAGAAAATAGAGGCAGAGGGACTAGATTGTGATTATGCTCTGCTGTTCTCCAAAGAAGAAGCACACCACCTTTTTAAACAGCTGGAGGAGGAAGTGGTGTACTCAACAG GAGAAGAAGCAAAGGTCCGGTTGTTTGGAAAGGTGCACAACATACCCAGAAAGCAGGCTACATATGGAGATGCAGGTCTCACCTACACCTACTCTGGGGTGACACGTTTAGCCTGCCCCTGGACTCCAACCTTGGAATATATTCGGGATGCGGTCACAAAAACAACTGGACAAACATTTAACTTTGTTCTGGTCAACAG GTACAAAGATGGGCGGGATCACATGGGTGAGCATCGTGATGATGAGAAGGAGCTGGACCCCCTCTGTCCCATCGCCTCTGTCTCTCTGGGAGCGCCACGAGACTTCATCTTCCGGCACAGAGATGCTCGGGGAAAACAGAGCCACCGACAGATCAAACCTGTGAAGGTGGAGCTTGTTAATGGAAGCCTGCTCCTCATGAACTCACCGACCAACACTTTTTGGTACCACAGCCTGCCTGTTCGCAAAAACATCTCCTCGCCTCGTATCAACCTCACCTTTAGACGCATCCTACTgggaagaaagaaatga
- the alkbh2 gene encoding DNA oxidative demethylase ALKBH2 isoform X3 — protein sequence MRGSRRRRREGGEFSHPVPWQKIEAEGLDCDYALLFSKEEAHHLFKQLEEEVVYSTGEEAKVRLFGKVHNIPRKQATYGDAGLTYTYSGVTRLACPWTPTLEYIRDAVTKTTGQTFNFVLVNRYKDGRDHMGEHRDDEKELDPLCPIASVSLGAPRDFIFRHRDARGKQSHRQIKPVKVELVNGSLLLMNSPTNTFWYHSLPVRKNISSPRINLTFRRILLGRKK from the exons ATGAGAGGatcgaggaggaggaggag ggaggggggtgagTTCTCTCATCCTGTTCCCTGGCAGAAAATAGAGGCAGAGGGACTAGATTGTGATTATGCTCTGCTGTTCTCCAAAGAAGAAGCACACCACCTTTTTAAACAGCTGGAGGAGGAAGTGGTGTACTCAACAG GAGAAGAAGCAAAGGTCCGGTTGTTTGGAAAGGTGCACAACATACCCAGAAAGCAGGCTACATATGGAGATGCAGGTCTCACCTACACCTACTCTGGGGTGACACGTTTAGCCTGCCCCTGGACTCCAACCTTGGAATATATTCGGGATGCGGTCACAAAAACAACTGGACAAACATTTAACTTTGTTCTGGTCAACAG GTACAAAGATGGGCGGGATCACATGGGTGAGCATCGTGATGATGAGAAGGAGCTGGACCCCCTCTGTCCCATCGCCTCTGTCTCTCTGGGAGCGCCACGAGACTTCATCTTCCGGCACAGAGATGCTCGGGGAAAACAGAGCCACCGACAGATCAAACCTGTGAAGGTGGAGCTTGTTAATGGAAGCCTGCTCCTCATGAACTCACCGACCAACACTTTTTGGTACCACAGCCTGCCTGTTCGCAAAAACATCTCCTCGCCTCGTATCAACCTCACCTTTAGACGCATCCTACTgggaagaaagaaatga
- the unga gene encoding uracil-DNA glycosylase: protein MIGQKTINSFFSPVSKKRVSTDINEAEEDAKDPKKRRSSAMEPEASSLPLAPLSPEQLDRIARNKRAALEKLHSSAQTPPGFGGSWREGLSGEFRKPYFKRLMDFVSEERKRHTVYPPAEHVFTWTQMCEIQDVKVVILGQDPYHGPNQAHGLCFSVKRPVHPPPSLGNMYKELETDIEGFQHPGHGDLTGWSKQGVLLLNAVLTVRAHQANSHKDQGWETFTDAVVHWLSNNLEGLVFMLWGSYAQKKGAAIDRKRHHVLQAVHPSPLSAHRGFFGCRHFSKANELLNKSGKSPINWKAL, encoded by the exons ATGATTGGACAAAAAACTATCAACTCGTTTTTTTCGCCTGTCTCGAAAAAAAGAGTTTCTACGGATATAAATGAAGCCGAGGAGGATGCCAAAGACCCG AAGAAGCGGAGGTCCTCGGCGATGGAGCCAGAGGCTTCCAGCCTCCCTCTTGCTCCTCTGTCCCCGGAGCAGCTTGATAGGATAGCCCGCAACAAGAGAGCAGCGCTGGAGAAACTCCACTCTTCCGCTCAGACACCTCCAGGGTTTGGGGGAAGCTGGCGAGAGGGACTGTCGGGAGAATTTCGAAAGCCCTACTTTAAAAGA TTGATGGATTTTGTTTCCGAAGAGAGGAAACGCCACACTGTGTACCCACCTGCTGAACATGTCTTCACCTGGACTCAGATGTGTGAAATCCAAGAT GTGAAAGTGGTGATTCTTGGCCAGGATCCGTATCATGGTCCTAACCAGGCCCATGGATTGTGCTTTAGTGTAAAAAGACCCGTGCATCCCCCACCCAG TTTGGGGAACATGTACAAAGAGCTGGAGACGGACATTGAAGGCTTTCAGCACCCTGGACACGGAGATCTGACCGGGTGGTCTAAACAag GTGTGTTGTTGCTCAACGCTGTGTTGACCGTCCGAGCGCACCAGGCCAACTCCCACAAAGACCAAGGCTGGGAGACCTTCACCGACGCTGTGGTGCACTGGCTCAGCAACAACCTGGAAGGCCTCGTCTTCATGCTGTGGGGATCGTATGCTCAGAAGAAGGGAGCCGCTATTGACAGG AAACGCCACCACGTCCTGCAGGCTGTGCATCCTTCTCCCTTGTCCGCTCATAGAGGATTTTTTGGGTGCAGGCATTTCTCAAAGGCCAACGAGCTGCTAAATAAATCCGGAAAGTCTCCCATAAACTGGAAGGCACTTTAA
- the pxmp2 gene encoding peroxisomal membrane protein 2, translating into MPVESLPVRDASIHFRLLQQYLVLLKKYPILTKSVTSGILTALGNLLAQILEARKKAKNGAQVKEIDTAAAARYAIYGLFITGPLSHYFYQLMEMWMPSTDPLCIVKRLLLDRLVFAPGFLLIFYLVMNVLEAKGWTDFEKKMKGSYWTALKMNWKVWTPFQFININFVPVQFRVLFSNMIALFWYAYLASVRK; encoded by the exons ATGCCTGTGGAGAGCCTGCCAGTCCGGGATGCGTCCATTCATTTCCGTTTACTACAACAGTATCTGGTTCTTCTGAAGAAATATCCCATCCTAACTAAGTCTGTAACGAG TGGCATCCTCACAGCTTTAGGAAATCTTCTGGCTCAGATTTTGGAGGCAAGAAAAAAGGCCAAGAATGGAGCCCAAGTCAAGGAGATTGACACAGCTGCGGCTGCACGCTATGCCATTTATGG GTTGTTTATTACAGGACCGTTGAGCCATTACTTTTACCAGCTGATGGAAATGTGGATGCCCAGCACAGACCCGCTCTGTATAGTCAAACGTCTGCTGCTGGATCGGCTCGTTTTTGCCCCTGGATTTCTGCTCATTTTCTACCTTGTTATGAACGTCTTGGAG GCTAAAGGATGGACAGACTTTGAAAAGAAGATGAAAGGAAGTTACTGGACTGCTTTAAAGATGAATTGGAAAGTGTGGACTCCCTTTCAGTTCATCAATATCAACTTTGTGCCTGTTCAG TTCAGAGTGCTGTTTTCCAACATGATCGCCTTATTTTGGTACGCCTACCTTGCATCAGTGAGGAAATGA
- the isg15 gene encoding ubiquitin-like protein ISG15, whose translation MDITISMLNGTSHTLRVHPEDTVGSLKILIQDKLGVLAATQKLVFVNGMHTDLSDDSRPLSSYGLRHGARVSLLVTQPVTIQVFLRNEKGTLSTYDIKPDETVSHFKTKVQSREGVPVSQQRLIHQGREMTEGRLSDYSVGERSTIEMMFRLRGG comes from the coding sequence ATGGACATAACCATCAGCATGCTGAACGGGACTTCCCACACCCTGAGGGTGCACCCTGAGGACACAGTGGGGTCTCTGAAAATCCTCATCCAGGACAAACTAGGAGTTCTCGCTGCAACGCAGAAGCTGGTGTTTGTGAACGGCATGCACACTGACCTCAGCGACGACTCGAGGCCCCTGAGCTCCTACGGCTTACGACATGGGGCCAGGGTGTCCCTGCTGGTGACCCAGCCGGTGACCATCCAGGTGTTCCTCAGAAACGAAAAGGGGACGTTAAGCACCTATGACATCAAACCCGATGAGACCGTGAGCCACTTCAAGACCAAGGTCCAGAGCAGAGAGGGGGTTCCGGTGAGCCAGCAGAGGCTCATTCACCAAGGCAGAGAGATGACCGAGGGCAGACTTTCCGACTACAGCGTTGGAGAGCGGAGCACCATCGAAATGATGTTCCGTCTAAGAGGAGGCTGA